From Thamnophis elegans isolate rThaEle1 chromosome 12, rThaEle1.pri, whole genome shotgun sequence, one genomic window encodes:
- the LOC116515779 gene encoding heat shock transcription factor, Y-linked-like — translation MATAESYLGDHRELDTALPTVQTQPVSDEDEARPPAIPLPSAPMHNKTAGGDFALRSMIEENAFQALSDGPWAKRPRLSLCEEAGLEDNDFLSLTFPKKLWKIVESEQFKSLWWDDEGSCVVIDEELFKKEVLERKGPMRIFETDCMKSFIRQLNLYGFSKMRQNFQRSASLVEFLAEEKAAYAFSKLQFYHNPNFKRGCPHLLARCKRRVGIKNMPPVAFSLEEDFGEICLKSRSGSPEGPPSLGSSSRENSFLTTSPKDKMHKLGLRKPPVTKGLAGTVGRLRSGFAPSPTPLRSSDQGPPEDTENKINQLAPFHLPQHPNHARVNTHEIDSTTTTSATSLYHVIPPVPNSPFAPMIGLPAFPTMYPDLSAMQAHWASILPFCNPWFSMPMIAAASAISMSRSSHHHRTPSYHHCPNCNCTSNPPSASKGAGPKTADYAGYHR, via the exons ATGGCGACCGCGGAAAGCTACCTGGGTGACCACAGGGAACTGGACACGGCTCTTCCCACTGTGCAGACTCAGCCCGTTTCAGACGAAGATGAGGCGAGGCCTCCGGCGATTCCCCTCCCCTCCGCCCCCATGCACAACAAAACCGCCGGCGGCGACTTTGCCCTGCGGTCGATGATCGAAGAGAACGCCTTCCAAGCGTTGAGCGACGGGCCCTGGGCGAAGCGGCCCCGCCTGTCGCTCTGCGAGGAAGCCGGCCTGGAAGACAACGATTTCCTCTCGCTGACTTTCCCCAAGAAGCTCTGGAAGATCGTGGAGAGCGAGCAGTTCAAGTCTCTCTGGTGGGACGACGAGGGCAGCTGCGTGGTGATCGACGAGGAGCTGTTCAAGAAGGAGGTGCTGGAGCGCAAAGGGCCCATGCGCATCTTCGAGACGGACTGCATGAAAAGCTTCATCCGCCAGCTGAACCTCTACGGCTTTAGCAAGATGAGGCAGAACTTCCAGCGGTCGGCCTCCCTGGTCGAGTTTTTAGCGGAGGAAAAGGCCGCTTACGCGTTCAGCAAG CTCCAGTTCTACCATAACCCCAATTTTAAGAGAGGATGCCCCCACCTTCTCGCGAGGTGCAAGCGAAGAGTTGGAATCAAAAACATGCCGCCCGTTGCTTTCTCGCTAGAGGAAGATTTCGGCGAAATCTGTCTGAAGAGCAGGTCCGGAAGCCCAGAAGGTCCACCTTCTCTGGGGTCTTCTTCCCGGGAAAACAGCTTCCTGACCACTTCTCCCAAAGATAAGATGCACAAACTTGGTCTTCGGAAGCCACCTGTGACCAAAGGCCTTGCTGGAACGGTAGGCCGTCTGAGAAGCGGGTTCGCGCCTTCTCCGACCCCTTTGAGGTCTTCAGATCAGGGTCCACCCGAGGACACTGAGAACAAGATCAACCAGCTGGCGCCTTTCCACTTGCCCCAGCACCCCAACCATGCTCGAGTCAACACCCATGAGATCGATTCCACCACCACCACGTCAGCTACCTCATTGTATCACGTCATACCTCCCGTCCCCAACAGCCCCTTTGCGCCAATGATTGGGCTGCCCGCCTTCCCAACCATGTATCCAGACTTATCCGCCATGCAAGCTCACTGGGCCAGCATCCTTCCCTTCTGCAACCCGTGGTTCTCCATGCCGATGATAGCGGCCGCTTCGGCTATTTCTATGTCCAGGTCTTCCCATCACCACCGAACTCCTTCATACCACCATTGTCCTAACTGCAACTGTACGTCCAACCCTCCGTCCGCTTCCAAAGGAGCCGGACCCAAAACAGCAGACTATGCCGGGTACCATCGATAA